CTCAGGCTCAGGGTCTGATCGCGGCGCTGCAAGGCTGGCTGGAGCTGCCGGAGGACTGATTGGCGGATCGTCCCAGCGTTTCGATCGCCACGCCATCGCTCACCATGTCTGTGTCCCACGACGACGGCGAGTCGCTGTTCATCTCCGATCTGCATCTGACGCCCGATCAGCCGGCGACGCTGGACTGTTTTCTGCGTTTTCTCGCCGGACGGGCGCGCGCGGCGCGGCGGCTCTATATCCTGGGCGATCTGTTCGATGCCTGGATCGGCGATGACGACGATGCGCCGCTGCACCGGGCGGTGCGGTCCGCGCTGCGCGAGCTGACGGCGGCGGGCACCGAGTGCGCCATCCTGCACGGCAATCGCGACTTCCTCATCGGACGCGCCTTTCTGCGCGAGACCGGCTGCCGGTTGCGGCCCGATCCGTGCCTGATCCGGATCGATGGCGAGCCGACCCTGTTGATGCACGGCGACCGGCTCTGCACCGACGATCTGG
The sequence above is drawn from the Allochromatium vinosum DSM 180 genome and encodes:
- a CDS encoding UDP-2,3-diacylglucosamine diphosphatase; translation: MSVSHDDGESLFISDLHLTPDQPATLDCFLRFLAGRARAARRLYILGDLFDAWIGDDDDAPLHRAVRSALRELTAAGTECAILHGNRDFLIGRAFLRETGCRLRPDPCLIRIDGEPTLLMHGDRLCTDDLAYQRFRRRVRHPLVKRLFLWKSLASRRAIAADYRRRSAEANSAKTATIMDVNQQAVIDTLRRHGATRLIHGHTHRPADHVHEVDGRAAQRLVLAEWRDGVGEALSHSASGWRRLAIE